The window ATCGCGCGGACCAGTTCGGATGTGGCCGAGGTGCACAGCAGCACCGCGCCGTCGCCGTCCAGGGCGAAGTTGACCGGAAGCACCGCGGGCAGGGCGTGCCGCGTGTGGACGATACGGCCCACCGGCGCCCTGGCCAGCAGCCGAAGGCACTCCTGCCGCCCGAGCTCACGGAACCCGTCGTTGCGATACATCAGTCATCCGTCTTTCCGCCTGGCGGAGCGCGTGCGGCCGCTCCGCACCGCGTCTCCCGCGCCTCTCCCGCACGTCCAAACCTCTCCCGCGCGTACACGCCCGTCGTCCGGCCCGTCACGTCGTCCGGCCCGTCAGGCCGCGGGCACCGGGACGACCTCGCGCCGCGGGCCGCCGAGCACGACCTTCAGGGCCCCCGTCTCGGCGGCGTGGGCGAAGACGTCGTAAGCCTCCTCCATGCGCTCCATCGGGAACGTGTGCGTGACGAGCTGGGAGGTGGGCAGCCGGCCGGCCGCCGCCATCCGCAGCAGGGTCGGCGTGGAGCGGGTGTCGACCAGGCCCGTGGTGATGGTGACGTTCCTGCTCCACAGGTCTTCCAGGTGCAGGGTGGCGGGCTTGCCGTGGACTCCGACGTTGGCCACGTGTCCTCCGGGCCGCACCATGCGCGTGCACAGCTCGAAGGTCTCCGGTACGCCCACCGCCTCGACGACCACGTCGGCGCCGAGGCCTCCGGTGAGGTCCTCGACCAGTTGCTCGGGGGCCTCGCGCGCGTCGGCGACGGCCTCGGCGCCGAGCTTGCGGGCGGCCTCCAGACGGGCGGCGGCCAGGTCCACCGCGATGATCCGCTCGGGCGCGAACAGCCGGGCGGTGGCGATCGCCGCGAGTCCGACGGGCCCGGCGCCGACCACGACCACGGTGTCCCCGGGGCGTACCCGCCCGTTGAGCACTCCGACCTCGTAGGCGGTGGGGAAGACATCGGCCAGCAGCACGGCTTCCACGTCGGTCACCGCGGCGGGCAGCGGATGGACGGAGAGGTCCGCGAAGGGCACCCGGACGAACTCCGCCTGGGTGCCGTCGACCAGGTGGCCCAGGATCCAGCCCCCGCCGCCGCGGCACTGGCTGTACATGGCCTCGCGGCAGAAGCGGCACCGGCCGCAGGCGGTGACGCAGGAGACGAGGACGCGGTCGCCGGGCCGTACGCTGCCCACCTCGGCGCCGACCTCGACGATCTCGCCGACGGCCTCGTGCCCCAGCACCGTGCCGGGGCGGACCTCGGGCACGTCGCCCCTGAGGATGTGCAGGTCGGTCCCGCAGATGGTCACGGCGT of the Streptomyces sp. NBC_01788 genome contains:
- a CDS encoding alcohol dehydrogenase catalytic domain-containing protein, translating into MKGYVFQGPGQSAWDEVPDPDLDEATDAVVRVDAVTICGTDLHILRGDVPEVRPGTVLGHEAVGEIVEVGAEVGSVRPGDRVLVSCVTACGRCRFCREAMYSQCRGGGGWILGHLVDGTQAEFVRVPFADLSVHPLPAAVTDVEAVLLADVFPTAYEVGVLNGRVRPGDTVVVVGAGPVGLAAIATARLFAPERIIAVDLAAARLEAARKLGAEAVADAREAPEQLVEDLTGGLGADVVVEAVGVPETFELCTRMVRPGGHVANVGVHGKPATLHLEDLWSRNVTITTGLVDTRSTPTLLRMAAAGRLPTSQLVTHTFPMERMEEAYDVFAHAAETGALKVVLGGPRREVVPVPAA